Proteins encoded within one genomic window of Patescibacteria group bacterium:
- a CDS encoding HEPN domain-containing protein, whose translation MMYNIKPENGKKQFKIYMSRAKENIEAAEILFEKKSYRGAVSRAYYGFFEAASAALITKGFFAKTHAGVIYLFEQHFVRTNEVPAKFSRFFREAKEAREEADYKFLEKTTKEDAERIIKTAKEFIEVIEKSVKV comes from the coding sequence ATGATGTATAATATTAAGCCAGAGAATGGTAAAAAACAATTTAAGATTTATATGTCCAGGGCTAAAGAAAATATAGAAGCAGCTGAAATTTTATTTGAAAAAAAGAGCTATCGAGGAGCGGTTTCCCGAGCCTATTATGGCTTCTTTGAGGCGGCTAGTGCTGCTTTAATAACCAAGGGATTTTTTGCTAAAACTCACGCGGGAGTAATTTATTTGTTTGAGCAACACTTTGTAAGGACTAATGAAGTTCCGGCAAAATTTAGTAGATTTTTCCGAGAAGCTAAAGAAGCAAGGGAAGAAGCAGATTATAAATTTTTAGAAAAAACAACCAAGGAAGATGCTGAAAGGATAATTAAGACGGCCAAGGAGTTTATCGAAGTTATCGAAAAGAGCGTTAAAGTTTAA